Proteins encoded together in one Temnothorax longispinosus isolate EJ_2023e chromosome 5, Tlon_JGU_v1, whole genome shotgun sequence window:
- the LOC139812831 gene encoding uncharacterized protein — translation HIAVQKKVTLKEVISMVKLSLFPIWCWPQPQDATQFKMLCVKLHHCLCIIITICLAAPLIYAITNHFDEPEIFVNLIPITIGLIHGSFNFFIHIINHHHIQVINNVTFKMVNFSGLMKPHEEVLIQRYIDKCVVFYGASIFTFYVAMFFAIAIPLITEQTFPTLAEYPFDVSYQPLKTVIYIQQSACGILLTGQLCTNVFMALLLWFATARFEILSVELGKATNINQLYKCIKKHQELLEYSKEVALVVRPFAFTSVCCSSISVIIIFLLFVTKQPVAITFLCFGLSITCILEVFMYTWPAEHLMFMCHNVAQAAFSILENSHLINLVEIQKCLQIIIMRSQKPVMISIPCLLPTLSLNYFRSVRSSFKLVKKN, via the exons CACATTGCTGTGCAAAAAAAGGTGACGCTGAAGGAAGTAATCTCTATGGTGAAGTTAAGTTTGTTCCCAATTTGGTGTTGGCCTCAGCCACAAGATGCGACACAGTTTAAGATGCTCTGTGTGAAATTGCATCACTGTTTGTGCATAATTATAACGATATGCCTAGCGGCACCGTTGATATATGCTATCACAAATCATTTTGACGAACCAGAAATCTTTGTAAATCTAATTCCTATAACAATCGGCCTTATTCACGgaagttttaacttttttatccACATAATTAATCACCATCACATACaggtaattaat aatgtTACTTTCAAAATGGTAAATTTTAGCGGCTTAATGAAACCACACGAAGAAGTTTTGATTCAACGATACATTGACAAATGTGTGGTATTCTATGGTGCATCTATATTTACTTTCTACGTCGCTATGTTCTTTGCGATTGCAATTCCATTAATAACGGAACAGACATTTCCAACATTAGCCGAATATCCATTTGATGTGTCTTATCAACCGCTGAAAACAGTAATCTATATACAACAATCTGCGTGCGGAATACTGCTAACGGGACAACTatgtacaaatgtttttatgGCTCTATTGCTCTGGTTTGCAACGGCAAGATTTGAAATACTGAGTGTGGAGCTGGGAAAAGCCACAAATATTAATCAACTGTACAAGTGTATTAAAAAACATCAAGAATTACTCGa GTATTCAAAGGAAGTTGCTCTTGTTGTACGTCCTTTTGCATTTACATCTGTATGTTGTAGCTCGAttagtgtaataataatttttctcttgttCGTTACG aaacagCCTGTAGCAATAACATTCCTGTGTTTCGGATTATCTATAACATGTATATTGGAAGTATTTATGTATACTTGGCCAGCAGAACATTTGATGTTTATG TGCCACAACGTCGCACAAGCAGCGTTCAGTATACTTGAAAACagtcatttaattaatctagTTGAGATACAGAAATGtctgcaaattattataatgagaAGTCAAAAACCAGTAATGATTTCAATACCTTGTTTACTGCCCACATTATCTCTTAATTACTTTAGATCGGTAAGATCAAGTTTcaaattagttaaaaaaaattga